The nucleotide sequence GCACTTCGGTAAACATTGCTCTTAAATACGCATCGCCTTTGTAGTGCATTTTTAGAAGTAATGCAGGAATGGCTACATCAAAAGCATTGTGCATAGCTGTTTCGTTCTCGTTGGTACTAATTGCCAAACTTGATATAAAAGTTGGCGAAATGTACTGTTTCACTTGGGTTACTAAAGGATTTTCCATAACAATTAAAATTTTCTTTTAATAAAGATACGGCTATTAAATAAAACCAACTTGCTTTGCAATAAACTTTAACGGTTGTTATGGAGTTTGTTTTTTGTTTCAATCCATAAGCTCATGTACTTGATAGACTGCAAACTGTGGTGCCACAACATTTTTTGAATAGGCAGCTTTTTTCTGTGGATGGAAATTTGTTTTTGGATTGATAAAAGGGTTGTTGCTAAAACTCCGTTCCAAATTTGATTTGAAAAATACTGATTTATGATTCGGTATCCATTCAAAACCGATTCGTTCCAAATGCGTTCATTATTGTACAATTCACAAACTGCATTTACAAAATCTTCTGGTTGATCGGCTACAAACCCTGCCCAATTTGCAGTGGCAATGCCTTCACTTCCTATTGAAGTGGTCACATTGGGCAAATTGTTTTTAAAACCATCGATAAACTTGCCTTTTAAACCTGCGCCAAAAGGAATGGGTGCTGCTAAAACCCTATAATTTTGCATGGTTGTATTCACATTTTCTGCTGCCCCTTTTATGATAAACCCTTCGGATGTATTTTGTAGTTGGTTGATTTTTTGTGATGGATAAGCACCGTATATATGTAGTTCCACATTTTTTAAACGCTTGCGAATAAGCGGCCACATCTTTTTTAGTTGAAGCACCGTTTCATAATTGGGTTCGTGGATAAAATTCCCTATAAACACTATATTTTTTCGTTGATCAAATGTGGGCAATGATTGAAAATAGGCTTCAGACAAATGCTGCTCTATAAAAGGCAGGTACAGCAATTGTACTTTAGGAATCTGAAATTGATGAACCAATAAATCGTATTCAAATGGAGAAATAATAAGCGACACATCACATCGATGAATAGCCGCCAATTCGCGGTGGCAATCTGCCGTATCATAATCAATTTCCGTATTGTTCCTATAAGCAACTGTTCGGGCTCT is from Paenimyroides aestuarii and encodes:
- a CDS encoding glycosyltransferase, with protein sequence MNNRILIIGLVWPEPTSSAAGWRMLQLIDELKKIATDIHFACAAAKSVASHPLANEQIVEHSIVLNDSLFNDFVRELQPSIVVYDRFLIEEQFGWRVKQELPHALTVLDTEDLHFVRRARTVAYRNNTEIDYDTADCHRELAAIHRCDVSLIISPFEYDLLVHQFQIPKVQLLYLPFIEQHLSEAYFQSLPTFDQRKNIVFIGNFIHEPNYETVLQLKKMWPLIRKRLKNVELHIYGAYPSQKINQLQNTSEGFIIKGAAENVNTTMQNYRVLAAPIPFGAGLKGKFIDGFKNNLPNVTTSIGSEGIATANWAGFVADQPEDFVNAVCELYNNERIWNESVLNGYRIINQYFSNQIWNGVLATTLLSIQKQISIHRKKLPIQKMLWHHSLQSIKYMSLWIETKNKLHNNR